The following coding sequences lie in one Colias croceus chromosome 1, ilColCroc2.1 genomic window:
- the LOC123690892 gene encoding DNA ligase 4-like isoform X1 — MDEEAANQMGAKIELDTELTNKFLNGEMSFAEYSSEWYDCEDEDEVDDAEKKTEEPQQTAKRRRRVTRLTPALVGLMGEANLRFARGEIEMAEKMCHEIIKQLPTASEPYQTLAQIYEHDSEKALQFSLLAAHLSRTDVNEWLRLAAISKQKGNHKQEMICYTQAIKADPQNIDIHMQRLDLISKIEEMKLTLSAWFISRVKCYHKIVTCLAPSHGEIIMKHARLAASLYHDANEKSKAYEVMQTAYKKCPTLFTLEDLNIYLELLISQKEFQKCLEVFVASVGVDIEAEIETIRNSSNEIEEHTNYTKCSIPSDLAIDLKCKLLVCFIHLGAINLVKTFLDDFLTNDVEKAGDLYMDIEEAFSAVGHHEMAMQLLEPLVKAPNFDLGAVWLKYAECLLNLGREDEAVNAFYKVLEHAPQHPDARRKLFSILEKKGCIDEALNVLQQDYKYVVSPSLLYEHCTILKRYNRIPKYLEVAEALLCRTLTKFNHEEELKIACRARGGVELIHEFRTLRGESAYHENDLQFEDETFKLSPKQEWDLFNELLSIACDLKQYSTMQRLTYSAMLIKGLSSHKREIEFYIFQASLLNKNYVHAMRFIREFAQRNTSNRTWNLLSLVINSLEDTTQSKFLTRLFHKEPHWVREHFKMEKTPANDILFRELCTLLEQLSKRKKHRQDQDKMLSNFINDFRINSGKVTDKKNSSFFPVLRLLLPDRDRERSPYNLKETKLGSLLVKVLSLNKQSHDAQELLNFRSVHNSAHDSDFAGVAYFVLKNRMTQKSCSLTIGDINKVLDRISSAEVGNKGPVLDDAFSFIIKNLTAEQLKWFLRIILKDLKLAIGTHRTLAAFHPDAPELLDSCGNLSKVCEDLADGDTRPIELGVKVFYAVSPMLSERLDITRISQLSSDKTYQIEDKFDGERFQIHMEDDVFEYFSRKGFAYSSNYGKTYDSGLLTPHLKDCFSPDVKSCILDGEMMGWHKEYRCFGSKGMAFDIKKITENSKFRPCFCAFDVLYYNGKSLIGPPDKGGKTLKERQKILDSMFVNLQGVILRSKRQIMRETVDVLNALNKAIENQDEGIVVKDVDSYYIANRRNAGWYKIKPEYTEGAMTDLDLVVIGADEAENKRQGRAKSFHVACLDNTGPAKRWVAVGRVATGLTFDEREKLCALLEQKWTIAKRTPPPSCLFFNKDKPDFWILPEYSVVLEVRATELVRSSSSGTDYTLRFPRVMKVRSDKPVNDVLTLEEFQRLVAEKNAVIKLSTKRISEDQIDAVLSKTRRTRTSKAIQVSDKFRTKQTGDVHVTSSALRDREVCVLSGDGGGEGGRGELVRIVEMHGGKHVVNPGPKTWCSVAGTLSFRIRKLIESNKFDIITASWLRNLAISEFPCSLSPLDMLSIKKETKVALSLEFDPYGDSYKEPIDEDTLKKCLTKMDNEDPIYPTTQEMVQLDQQLFGENNPFSFLRQCSIHFMNDPIRSALAKIYGARICDKSDFLTHIVISKETDRQELHRINNNGDVKIVSEEWFDKCLEMKKLVPVS, encoded by the exons ATGGATGAAGAAGCAGCAAATCAAATGGGGGCCAAAATAGAATTAGACACAgaactaacaaataaatttttaaatggtgAAATGTCTTTCGCTGAATATTCTAGTGAGTGGTACGATTGTGAAGATGAAGATGAAGTTGATGATGCAGAGAAAAAAACAGAAGAGCCGCAACAGACTGCAAAAAGACGTCGCAGAGTCACCCGCTTGACCCCAGCTTTGGTTGGATTAATGGGTGAGGCCAATTTAAGATTTGCTAGAGGAGAAATTGAAATGGCAGAAAAGATGTgtcatgaaataattaaacaattaccAACAGCTTCGGAGCCCTACCAAACTCTGGCACAAATATATGAACATGATTCTGAGAAGGCTTTACAGTTTTCTCTCTTAGCTGCTCACTTATCTCGAACTGATGTTAATGAGTGGTTAAGATTAGCTGCAATCTCAAAACAAAAGGGTAACCACAAACAAGAGATGATCTGCTATACTCAAGCTATCAAAGCAGATCCACAGAATATTGATATCCACATGCAAAGGCTTGATCTAATAAGCAAGATTGAAGAGATGAAGCTTACATTAAGTGCTTGGTTTATCTCAAGAGTGAAATGTTATCATAAAATTGTGACATGCCTTGCCCCAAGTCATGgtgaaataataatgaaacatGCAAGGCTAGCTGCCTCTTTATATCATGATGCAAATGAAAAGAGTAAGGCATATGAAGTTATGCAAACTGCATACAAAAAGTGTCCCACCCTGTTTACCCTAGAAgatcttaatatttatttggaattattaatatcacaGAAGGAATTTCAAAAATGTCTAGAAGTATTTGTGGCAAGTGTTGGTGTGGACATTGAAGCAGAAATAGAGACAATTCGAAATTCCTCAAATGAAATTGAAGAACACACTAATTACACTAAGTGTTCAATACCAAGTGATTTAGCAATAGATCTTAAGTGTAAACTGTTGgtttgttttattcatttaggTGCAATAAATCTTGTTAAGACATTTTTGGATGATTTTTTGACTAATGACGTTGAAAAAGCCGGAGATTTGTATATGGACATTGAAGAAGCATTTTCTGCTGTTGGTCATCATGAAATGGCTATGCAACTATTGGAACCTCTCGTAAAAGCTCCCAATTTCGATCTTGGAGCAGTGTGGCTCAAATATGCAGAATGCCTTCTTAATTTAGGGAGGGAAGATGAAGCAGTTAATGCTTTTTACAAAGTTTTAGAACATGCACCACAACATCCTGATGCTCGTCGGAAACTCTTTTCCATACTAGAAAAGAAAGGTTGTATAGACGAAGCTTTAAATGTTCTTCAACAAGACTATAAATATGTTGTAAGTCCCAGTCTCTTATATGAACATTGTACTATACTTAAAAGATATAATAGGATACCCAAATATTTGGAAGTTGCAGAAGCTTTGTTATGTAGaactttaacaaaatttaatcatGAAGAAGAGTTGAAAATAGCTTGCAGGGCAAGAGGTGGAGTTGAACTTATTCATGAATTTCGGACATTAAGAGGAGAAAGTGCCTATCATGAAAATGATTTGCAATTTGAGGATGAAACCTTCAAACTTAGTCCTAAACAGGAGTGGGATTTGTTTAATGAGTTGCTCTCCATTGCTTgtgatttaaaacaatactcAACTATGCAAAGACTAACATATAGTGCTATGCTTATAAAAGGCTTATCATCTCATAAAAGAGAAATAGAATTCTATATATTCCAAGCGAGTCttcttaataaaaactatgttcaTGCAATGAGATTTATACGAGAATTTGCTCAAAGAAATACTTCAAATAGAACATGGAATTTATTGAGCCTAGTTATAAACTCCCTAGAGGACACCACCCAGAGCAAGTTCCTGACGAGGCTTTTCCACAAAGAACCACATTGG GTAAGGGAGCATTTTAAGATGGAGAAAACGCCAGCAAATGATATCCTCTTCCGTGAGCTTTGTACACTCTTAGAACAATTGAGCAAAAGGAAGAAACATAGACAAGATCAAGATAAAATGTtgtctaattttattaatgattttaGAATTAATTCTGGAAAAGTTACTGATAAAAag AATTCCTCATTCTTCCCTGTTTTGCGGCTGCTTCTACCAGATAGAGACCGTGAAAGGAGTCCTTATAATTTGAAGGAGACAAAGCTTGGGTCTCTGTTAGTTAAGGTCCTATCGCTGAATAAACAATCACATGATGCCCAAGAGCTCCTTAACTTTCGATCAGTGCATAATAGCGCACATGACAGCGATTTCGCCGGTGTGGCTTATTTCGTATTAAAGAACAGAATGACACAGAAATCGTGCAGCTTAACTATAGGAGATATTAATAAGGTGCTAGACAGAATATCCTCTGCTGAAGTCGGAAATAAAGGCC CTGTCCTGGATGACGCtttcagctttattattaaaaacttaactGCAGAGCAACTGAAATGGTTTCTAAGGATTATTTTGAAGGATTTAAAACTCGCTATAGGAACGCATAGAACCTTAGCTGCGTTTCACCCTGACGCTCCTGAACTCCTGGATAGCTGCGGGAATCTTAGCAAG gtgTGTGAAGACTTAGCTGACGGCGATACCCGACCAATAGAGTTAGGTGTGAAGGTATTCTACGCAGTGAGTCCCATGCTATCAGAGAGGCTGGATATAACTCGTATATCCCAGCTGTCGTcggataaaacctatcagATCGAAGATAAGTTCGACGGTGAAAGGTTTCAG ATTCATATGGAGGACgatgtatttgaatatttctcCCGTAAAGGTTTCGCATATTCAAGTAATTATGGAAAAACGTATGATTCAGGATTACTGACACCGCACTTGAAGGATTGTTTTTCGCCGGATGTTAAAAGTTGCATACTCGACGGGGAAATGATGGGCTGGCATAAGGAATATCGATGTTTTGGTTCCAAAG GCATGGCTTtcgacataaaaaaaatcacggaGAACTCGAAATTTCGGCCATGTTTTTGCGCCTTTGATGTTCTGTATTACAATGGTAAGTCACTGATTGGTCCGCCTGATAAAGGCGGGAAAACGTTGAAGGAAAGGCAAAAAATATTAGACTCCATGTTTGTTAATCTTCAAGGAGTCATATTGCGTAGTAAACGGCAGATTATGAGAGAAac cgtCGATGTTTTGAATGCTCTGAATAAGGCGATAGAAAACCAGGACGAAGGTATTGTTGTGAAGGACGTCGACTCATATTATATAGCCAATCGACGAAACGCGGGatggtataaaataaaaccagaG TACACAGAGGGCGCGATGACAGATCTGGACTTGGTGGTGATCGGCGCTGATGAAGCTGAGAACAAGAGGCAGGGTCGGGCCAAAAGCTTCCATGTTGCCTGTCTGGACAATACGG GTCCAGCTAAACGCTGGGTTGCAGTCGGTCGAGTTGCAACGGGTCTAACGTTCGACGAAAGGGAGAAACTGTGCGCACTTTTGGAACAAAAATGGACGATTGCAAAGAGAACTCCACCACCGTCATGCTTGTTCTTCAATAAGGATAAGCCGGACTTCTGGATCTTGCCAGAATATTCGGTTGTTTTGGAA GTTCGAGCAACAGAATTAGTACGCAGCAGTTCGTCGGGAACGGATTATACGCTACGTTTTCCGCGCGTCATGAAAGTGCGTAGCGACAAACCGGTGAACGATGTGCTTACTTTGGAGGAATTTCAGCGACTTGTAgcg GAAAAAAATGCAGTTATAAAACTCAGTACCAAGCGTATAAGCGAAGATCAAATAGACGCTGTTCTATCCAAAACGCGACGTACGCGTACATCGAAGGCCATACAAGTTAGCGACAAGTTTCGTACAAAACAAACCGGCGATGTACACGTTACATCTAGTGCGTTACGGGATAGGGAAGTGTGTGTGCTGTCTGGGGATGGGGGTGGGgagggggggaggggggagTTGGTGAGGATCGTGGAGATGCATGGTGGCAAACATGTGGTGAATCCTG GTCCGAAAACGTGGTGTAGCGTTGCAGGAACATTAAGTTTTCGTATCCGAAAGCTGATAGAAAGTAACAAATTCGATATAATAACAGCATCATGGCTGCGGAATCTTGCTATTTCTGAATTTCCTTGTTCTTTATCGCCATTAGACATGTTGTCAATTAAAAAGGAAACCAAAGTTGCGTTGAGTTTGGAATTTGACCCTTATGGTGATAGTTATAAGGAACCGATTGACGAAGATACGTTGAAGAAATGCTTGACGAAAATGGATAATGAG GATCCCATTTACCCCACGACACAAGAAATGGTGCAACTAGACCAACAACTGTTTGGCGAAAACAACCCATTCTCATTTCTAAGACAATGTTCAATACATTTTATGAACGATCCCATACGTTCAGCTCTAGCGAAGATTTATGGAGCCAGAATATGTGATAAAAGTGACTTTTTAACTCACATTGTGATATCAAAGGAAACGGATAGACAAGAATTACAtcgcattaataataatggcGACGTTAAAATCGTGTCTGAAGAGTGGTTTGATAAATGTTTAGAAATGAAGAAATTAGTGCCAGTCTCGTGA
- the LOC123690914 gene encoding uncharacterized protein LOC123690914: MALAMVCGYDEKRDNRAWALDNSQTSSYVRSEPWLGGTMPGTIRSWSLDTAANHNAENDIGAWIALPVRDSNEADKNVLPWLAMDTQASHKGPWFNNKAEKSVGLELETQASNKGPWLAPHEARTVSRSKRQIVMECCLKACSEDELMTYC; this comes from the coding sequence ATGGCGCTGGCTATGGTATGTGGATATGATGAGAAGCGAGACAACAGAGCTTGGGCATTGGACAATAGTCAGACCAGTTCTTATGTGAGATCGGAACCTTGGCTTGGCGGAACTATGCCCGGAACGATAAGATCTTGGTCATTGGACACTGCAGCGAACCATAATGCAGAGAATGACATAGGGGCTTGGATAGCGCTACCAGTTCGAGACAGTAACGAAGCCGACAAGAACGTATTGCCTTGGCTTGCAATGGATACTCAAGCAAGTCACAAAGGGCCCTGGTTCAATAACAAAGCAGAAAAGAGCGTAGGGCTAGAACTGGAGACTCAAGCGAGTAACAAAGGACCCTGGTTGGCACCGCACGAAGCGCGCACTGTTAGCCGCAGCAAGAGGCAGATCGTTATGGAGTGCTGTCTGAAGGCCTGCTCTGAAGATGAGCTTATGACGTATTGTTGA
- the LOC123705801 gene encoding F-box/WD repeat-containing protein 9-like, translated as MCEILQALRDPLKDIESEYVKNTDDIYKAAEPTLSDMPVEIILKICSFLDCHFLKYTFSKVCTRFEDILADDHLWKYWVNNKMNGCFPALPNLKIWDEVQIDWEEVCVEIDSEKKKWTDVENTTQHIIIKDVHYASVDAVLLLNKGETCISGGRDRSLAMWNILEMRSDIDNKPTKMRHDAHAGWVWDLAADNKDCASIVYSASWDNTVKAWDLGAEFSCVETFRCGMTALSVVAWNNIVMAGLYSNKVLSFDLRSGPNPISFYKPHKGPILALSAYKNMVASVSEDKTLAIWDRVAGKMIKHNIKIPKEKQYPVCVNMNSSAIYVGDSTGSLHVFSPEDFVYIRSHEIWKETPIVEPSHKIAGCYQSKGNMILCSDQGEVKFLYNCYPPQEYYSIKTTTIDVTKLQYQNGILAVGTCDNALEFWIPKKEALSTDNI; from the exons atgtgtgaaatTCTGCAAGCACTCAGAGATCCACTAAAAGATATAGAAAGCGAATATGTAAAGAATACtgatgatatttataaagcagcTGAACCCACATTATCAGATATGCCAGTTGAg atcattttaaaaatatgttcctTCCTAGATTgtcattttttaaagtatacaTTTAGTAAGGTCTGTACAAGGTTTGAGGATATATTGGCTGATGATCATCTATGGAAGTATTGggtaaataacaaaatgaatGGTTGTTTTCCCGCTTTaccaaatttgaaaatatggGATGAAGTGCAAATTGATTGGGAGGAAGTATGTGTTGAAATAGATTCTGAGAAAAAGAAATGGACTGATGTTGAGAATACAACacaacacataataataaaggaCGTTCACTATGCTTCTGTGGATGCAGTGCTCTTgttaaat aaaGGTGAAACATGTATATCTGGAGGAAGAGATAGAAGTTTGGCGATGTGGAACATACTGGAGATGAGATCTGATATAGATAATAAGCCTACGAAGATGAGACATGACGCTCATGCTGGCTGGGTTTGGGATCTTGCCGCTGACAATAAAGACTGTGCTTCAATTGTATATTCTGCCTCTTGGGACAATACTGTCAAAGCATGGGATTTAGGTGCTGAGTTTTCTTGTGTGGAAACCTTTCG atgtGGTATGACTGCTTTATCTGTTGTAGCGtggaataatattgtaatggcTGGACTATATTCAAATAAAGTGCTGTCTTTTGACTTAAGATCAGGACCAAACCCAATTAGTTTTTATAAACCTCACAAAGGACCAATATTAGCTCTTAgtgcatacaaaaatatggTTGCATCTGTAAGTGAAGACAAGACGTTAGCAATATGGGATAGAGTTGCAGGGAAAATGATTAAACACAACATAAAGATACCTAAAGAAAAACAATACCCTGTCTGCGTTAATATGAATTCATCAGCAATATACGTAGGTGACTCTACAGGTTCACTTCATGTTTTTAGTCCTGAAGATTTTGTTTACATTAGGTCCCATGAAATATGGAAGGAAACTCCAATTGTTGAACCATCTCATAAAATTGCTGGTTGCTATCAAAGCAAGGGAAATATGATTCTGTGCTCAGATCAAGGAgaagttaaatttttatacaattgttATCCACCTCAggaatattatagtattaaaaCAACTACTATTGATGTAACAaag TTACAATATCAAAATGGCATACTGGCAGTTGGGACTTGTGACAATGCACTTGAATTTTGGATCCCAAAGAAGGAAGCACTATCAACAGATAATATATGA
- the LOC123696372 gene encoding KRAB-A domain-containing protein 2-like — MEEFCDEENVNLPVTAPSAFNFKETFDQRLSEYDRQHQGSHRKAWTSERIEEVINDIKRARMPMSSGQRKTAMDYYYMKKYDIIANANEDCLIFKRLTDTAPTIRILPREQYFDVLSDIHTSCGHGGRDKILHSIKNKYYIPKKAVEFFLSLCPVCETKRDAPVKAIVAKPIASRDFNLRGEVDLVDFQYCPDGEFNWLLNYQDNATKFLNLRPLKTKRASEVASELLKIFLVFGAPYILQSDNGREFTANVTKELNLFWPDCKIVYENSRCPQSGNGSKHNVENILRTWMSENKSTNWSVGCFFVQYSINASLDQKIGMSPYKALFGNEPKASLKESHIATSSLLASDTEEQFKKNIKQEPDEITNHAHSNNDNNSKTSIERYELNVTCAVCHNDVTGAYKCEWCNNVPGAITVGEKDHSSKVVGKEYKVEQDIKEEYDATYSGLKRPAEEIINNNVKKYTT; from the exons ATGGAAGAGTTTTGTGACGaggaaaatgtaaatttaccTGTGACTGCTCCGAGcgcttttaattttaaagaaacttTCGATCAAAGATTATCTGAATATGACCGACAGCATCAAG GATCGCATCGAAAAGCTTGGACATCCGAAAGAATTGAAGAGGTTATAAACGACATAAAAAGAGCTAGGATGCCCATGAGTTCAGGACAGCGAAAGACGGCTATGGATTATTACTATATGAAGAAATACGACATTATAGCAAATGCAAATGAAgactgtttaatttttaaacgacTCACAGACACTGCTCCTACGATACGCATTTTACCCAGAGAACAGTATTTTGATGTCTTATCAGATATACATACATCTTGTGGCCATGGTGGACGAGATAAAATATTGCACagtataaagaataaatactACATTCCAAAGAAGGCAGtggaattttttttgtctctttGTCCTGTATGTGAAACCAAAAGAGACGCCCCAGTAAAAGCGATTGTGGCGAAACCAATCGCCtcacgtgattttaatttgcGAGGTGAAGTAGATCTTGTCGATTTCCAGTACTGTCCCGATGGAGAGTTTAATTGGCTTTTAAACTATCAAGACAACGCAACCAAATTTCTAAACCTGCGTCCTCTTAAAACAAAACGAGCCAGTGAGGTAGCTTCCGAGttgttaaagatttttttagtattcGGAGCACCCTACATTTTACAGTCGGACAATGGTCGTGAATTCACTGCAAATGTAacaaaagaattaaatttattttggcCGGATTGCAAAATTGTATATGAGAATTCGCGTTGTCCTCAATCCGGCAACGGTAGCAAACATAACGTGGAAAATATACTGCGAACCTGGATGAGTGAAAACAAATCAACAAACTGGTCTGTTGGCTGCTTTTTCGTGCAATATTCGATAAATGCTTCATTAGATCAAAAAATTGGAATGTCTCCGTATAAAGCTTTATTTGGGAATGAACCGAAAGCAAGTTTAAAAGAATCTCATATTGCGACATCTTCTCTTTTAGCTTCAGACACAGAggaacaatttaaaaaaaatataaagcaagAACCAGATGAAATTACAAATCATGCCCATAGCAACAATGACAATAATTCTAAAACCTCTATTGAACGTTATGAGTTAAACGTCACGTGCGCAGTATGCCATAATGATGTCACTGGAGCGTACAAATGTGAATGGTGTAATAATGTTCCAGGGGCAATAACTGTTGGTGAAAAGGATCACAGTTCCAAAGTTGTAGGCAAAGAGTATAAGGTTGAACAAGATATAAAAGAAGAATACGACGCAACATACAGTGGACTTAAACGTCCAGCAGAAGagataatcaataataatgttaaaaaatacacgACTTAG
- the LOC123690892 gene encoding DNA ligase 4-like isoform X2, with amino-acid sequence MEKTPANDILFRELCTLLEQLSKRKKHRQDQDKMLSNFINDFRINSGKVTDKKNSSFFPVLRLLLPDRDRERSPYNLKETKLGSLLVKVLSLNKQSHDAQELLNFRSVHNSAHDSDFAGVAYFVLKNRMTQKSCSLTIGDINKVLDRISSAEVGNKGPVLDDAFSFIIKNLTAEQLKWFLRIILKDLKLAIGTHRTLAAFHPDAPELLDSCGNLSKVCEDLADGDTRPIELGVKVFYAVSPMLSERLDITRISQLSSDKTYQIEDKFDGERFQIHMEDDVFEYFSRKGFAYSSNYGKTYDSGLLTPHLKDCFSPDVKSCILDGEMMGWHKEYRCFGSKGMAFDIKKITENSKFRPCFCAFDVLYYNGKSLIGPPDKGGKTLKERQKILDSMFVNLQGVILRSKRQIMRETVDVLNALNKAIENQDEGIVVKDVDSYYIANRRNAGWYKIKPEYTEGAMTDLDLVVIGADEAENKRQGRAKSFHVACLDNTGPAKRWVAVGRVATGLTFDEREKLCALLEQKWTIAKRTPPPSCLFFNKDKPDFWILPEYSVVLEVRATELVRSSSSGTDYTLRFPRVMKVRSDKPVNDVLTLEEFQRLVAEKNAVIKLSTKRISEDQIDAVLSKTRRTRTSKAIQVSDKFRTKQTGDVHVTSSALRDREVCVLSGDGGGEGGRGELVRIVEMHGGKHVVNPGPKTWCSVAGTLSFRIRKLIESNKFDIITASWLRNLAISEFPCSLSPLDMLSIKKETKVALSLEFDPYGDSYKEPIDEDTLKKCLTKMDNEDPIYPTTQEMVQLDQQLFGENNPFSFLRQCSIHFMNDPIRSALAKIYGARICDKSDFLTHIVISKETDRQELHRINNNGDVKIVSEEWFDKCLEMKKLVPVS; translated from the exons ATGGAGAAAACGCCAGCAAATGATATCCTCTTCCGTGAGCTTTGTACACTCTTAGAACAATTGAGCAAAAGGAAGAAACATAGACAAGATCAAGATAAAATGTtgtctaattttattaatgattttaGAATTAATTCTGGAAAAGTTACTGATAAAAag AATTCCTCATTCTTCCCTGTTTTGCGGCTGCTTCTACCAGATAGAGACCGTGAAAGGAGTCCTTATAATTTGAAGGAGACAAAGCTTGGGTCTCTGTTAGTTAAGGTCCTATCGCTGAATAAACAATCACATGATGCCCAAGAGCTCCTTAACTTTCGATCAGTGCATAATAGCGCACATGACAGCGATTTCGCCGGTGTGGCTTATTTCGTATTAAAGAACAGAATGACACAGAAATCGTGCAGCTTAACTATAGGAGATATTAATAAGGTGCTAGACAGAATATCCTCTGCTGAAGTCGGAAATAAAGGCC CTGTCCTGGATGACGCtttcagctttattattaaaaacttaactGCAGAGCAACTGAAATGGTTTCTAAGGATTATTTTGAAGGATTTAAAACTCGCTATAGGAACGCATAGAACCTTAGCTGCGTTTCACCCTGACGCTCCTGAACTCCTGGATAGCTGCGGGAATCTTAGCAAG gtgTGTGAAGACTTAGCTGACGGCGATACCCGACCAATAGAGTTAGGTGTGAAGGTATTCTACGCAGTGAGTCCCATGCTATCAGAGAGGCTGGATATAACTCGTATATCCCAGCTGTCGTcggataaaacctatcagATCGAAGATAAGTTCGACGGTGAAAGGTTTCAG ATTCATATGGAGGACgatgtatttgaatatttctcCCGTAAAGGTTTCGCATATTCAAGTAATTATGGAAAAACGTATGATTCAGGATTACTGACACCGCACTTGAAGGATTGTTTTTCGCCGGATGTTAAAAGTTGCATACTCGACGGGGAAATGATGGGCTGGCATAAGGAATATCGATGTTTTGGTTCCAAAG GCATGGCTTtcgacataaaaaaaatcacggaGAACTCGAAATTTCGGCCATGTTTTTGCGCCTTTGATGTTCTGTATTACAATGGTAAGTCACTGATTGGTCCGCCTGATAAAGGCGGGAAAACGTTGAAGGAAAGGCAAAAAATATTAGACTCCATGTTTGTTAATCTTCAAGGAGTCATATTGCGTAGTAAACGGCAGATTATGAGAGAAac cgtCGATGTTTTGAATGCTCTGAATAAGGCGATAGAAAACCAGGACGAAGGTATTGTTGTGAAGGACGTCGACTCATATTATATAGCCAATCGACGAAACGCGGGatggtataaaataaaaccagaG TACACAGAGGGCGCGATGACAGATCTGGACTTGGTGGTGATCGGCGCTGATGAAGCTGAGAACAAGAGGCAGGGTCGGGCCAAAAGCTTCCATGTTGCCTGTCTGGACAATACGG GTCCAGCTAAACGCTGGGTTGCAGTCGGTCGAGTTGCAACGGGTCTAACGTTCGACGAAAGGGAGAAACTGTGCGCACTTTTGGAACAAAAATGGACGATTGCAAAGAGAACTCCACCACCGTCATGCTTGTTCTTCAATAAGGATAAGCCGGACTTCTGGATCTTGCCAGAATATTCGGTTGTTTTGGAA GTTCGAGCAACAGAATTAGTACGCAGCAGTTCGTCGGGAACGGATTATACGCTACGTTTTCCGCGCGTCATGAAAGTGCGTAGCGACAAACCGGTGAACGATGTGCTTACTTTGGAGGAATTTCAGCGACTTGTAgcg GAAAAAAATGCAGTTATAAAACTCAGTACCAAGCGTATAAGCGAAGATCAAATAGACGCTGTTCTATCCAAAACGCGACGTACGCGTACATCGAAGGCCATACAAGTTAGCGACAAGTTTCGTACAAAACAAACCGGCGATGTACACGTTACATCTAGTGCGTTACGGGATAGGGAAGTGTGTGTGCTGTCTGGGGATGGGGGTGGGgagggggggaggggggagTTGGTGAGGATCGTGGAGATGCATGGTGGCAAACATGTGGTGAATCCTG GTCCGAAAACGTGGTGTAGCGTTGCAGGAACATTAAGTTTTCGTATCCGAAAGCTGATAGAAAGTAACAAATTCGATATAATAACAGCATCATGGCTGCGGAATCTTGCTATTTCTGAATTTCCTTGTTCTTTATCGCCATTAGACATGTTGTCAATTAAAAAGGAAACCAAAGTTGCGTTGAGTTTGGAATTTGACCCTTATGGTGATAGTTATAAGGAACCGATTGACGAAGATACGTTGAAGAAATGCTTGACGAAAATGGATAATGAG GATCCCATTTACCCCACGACACAAGAAATGGTGCAACTAGACCAACAACTGTTTGGCGAAAACAACCCATTCTCATTTCTAAGACAATGTTCAATACATTTTATGAACGATCCCATACGTTCAGCTCTAGCGAAGATTTATGGAGCCAGAATATGTGATAAAAGTGACTTTTTAACTCACATTGTGATATCAAAGGAAACGGATAGACAAGAATTACAtcgcattaataataatggcGACGTTAAAATCGTGTCTGAAGAGTGGTTTGATAAATGTTTAGAAATGAAGAAATTAGTGCCAGTCTCGTGA